GTTAATTAAAGGGCTACAGCTCCCGGGTGGACCGCAGGGACAATGAGGAAGGTTGCTCTGCTGCTAATTGTGCTCCTCGGCGTTGCACACTTTGCCACTGTCTGCAGGTGTGAAGAAGGTGAGTCTGGCGTGTCGCGGTGTTGTATGAACCGAAATGACCAAACAGCGCAGCTAACACTTGTTTCCGGTCAGTTATTGTCATTTAACCTAGCTAGCTAAGTAACTGAGCATAATTAGCCTACTAGTTAGCATTGGCTGGAATGCCAACAGGGCTGCAGAACTCTGTAAAATCTGAATTTGCACTGTGGGAAACATATGCAATTGCATGTTttcagtgggtttttttttatttgtcttgttttgtttttcctgttttcaaaaCTACCAGTATGTCTAAATATTgcctgcttttttttaatctgctttgATTTCTAAATCTTGGATCATTTCTGCTAAgatgcagaagaaaacaaagtcgAGGCAGCCGATGAGGACAGtgatgatgaggaagaggaggatgacaACGACGAGGATGACACGGAGGTGAAAGATGAGAACGGAGTCCTGGTTCTCACCAACAGCAACTTTGACACCTTCATCGAGGGAAAAGACACGGTTCTGGTCGAGTTTTATGCACCATGGTACGCTTGCTTATTTTAGGGCCTGTCTTCCAGCTTTGCATACCAATAGTGAAATTGTCGCCCAatgttctggactttgactgggccattctgacACATGAATATGATCTGATCCAGCTATTTCATGCTTGCTCTTACTATAGTTGTTCTGTTGGGAGGTGCCAACTAAAAAAAGTGCATAATTTTTCTCTAGCTTTTGTTGATTTATGACATtcaatcccaataaaatagaTGGTTTGTGGttgcacaaaaaagaaagtttaaggAACTGTAACATTTTATCATAAAACTGTAAGAGGTATTGAAAgaaattgcaacaaaaaactGTCAGTTTTCTTTATGCGGAACTGTCTTTATATTGCCAGGTGTGGCCACTGTAAGCAGTTCGCCCCAGAGTATGAGAAGATCGCTCAGACTCTGAAGGACAACGACCCTCTGATTCCTGTTGTCAAAGTGGACGCCACAAAAGCCGACGCGGTGGCGAGCCGCTTCGACGTGTCGGGATATCCCACCATCAAGATCCTGAAAAACGGAGAGCCCATCGACTACGACGGAGAGAGGACCGAGAAGGGTGCGAATTCAGGAGCAGCTCTTTGTAGGTTTTCTAAAAGAGCATCAATAATTGGGTTGACTGTGTATCTGCAGACATCGTGGCGCGGGTGATAGAGGTGTCTCAGCCGGGCTGGAAGCCGCCTCCTGAGGCCACACTGGTGCTGACCAAAGACAACTTTGACGAAACGGTCGATAACGCAGATATCATCCTGGTGGAGTTCTATGCTCCATGGTGAGTCGCTTCTTAAATCCGGAGTAGGGCTCCAATTTAGGCTCTCTCCTTTCTTGGTtcagtgatttaaaataaaacaaacctgtTTGTCTTCCGCAGGTGTGGGCACTGCAAGCGACTGGCTCCGGAGTACGAGAAGGCTGCAAAGGAGCTGAGTCAGCGTTCCCCTCCCATCCCTCTGGCCAAGGTTGATGCCACCGTGGAGACGGAGCTCGCCTCGCGCTTTGGGGTCAGCGGTTACCCAACGCTGAAGATCTTCAGGAAGGGCAAAGCGTTTGAGTACAACGGACCCAGGGAGAAGTACGGTACGCGTTTTACCGACCAAACCATCACTACACTGAATTAACAGGACGCTGTGCATTTTCGTTGTTTCTGTAACAAGACGATCCTTTACTTCTTACCTTCAGGCATCGTCGACTTCATGAGTGAGCAGGCAGGCCCGCCTTCTAAGCAGATACAGGCAGCAAAGCAAGTGCAGGAGCTCATCAAAGATGGTGACGACGCagtcattgttggcattttCTCCAGCGAACAGGATGCAGCCTATGAGATCTACATTGAAGCCTGTaagtggttttgtgtttttattttttttaactttgatgcCCAATTTGTAGACTGTTGCTGCAGAAAATGCTACTGAAGGACACCAATAGCATTATTGGCTCCAATATTTCTTATTATTCTGTCTGTTTCCTGTCTGGCAGGTAACGCTCTGAGGGAGGACTTCACCTTCCGTCACTCCTTCAGCTCCGAAGTGGCCAAACTGCTGAAAGCGTCTGCTGGTCAAATTGTCATTATTCAGCCCGAAAAGTTCAACTCAAAGTATGAGCCAGCCTCTAACAAGCTTACAGTCAAGGTGAGGTTGTCCGTTTCAGTTCTCTTTCTATTTCTAGTTCAATTTGAAGGTGAAACTTGATTAGAATATAAAatgattcagttcagttttgtgGCACTAGGATGCAAGCAAGCATTGAGCAGCAATCCTCACAAAAACTATCTGGCTTGGAACTTGCTGTGTCTGAAATGTGCAGGAGTCGATGTCGGTGTCTGAAGTCCAGGAGTTCTTCAAGAAACATTCCATTCCCCTGGTGGGTCACAGAAAACCCAGCAACGATGCCAAGCGCTACGCAAAGAGACCCCTGGTGGTCGTATATTACGGAGTCGACTTCAGCTTCGACTACAGGATAGGTGAGTTGGAGATGAAATTCTCAGCTAAGTATACAGTGttttgctaaagtattcacaccccattTACATCACATTTTGATATTCTACAGCTTCAGTTAGTTTCATAGGGGTTTTATACGGTAGATCAAAAAAACTGTAGTAGTAAAGTGGAAgggaaatgaaagtttatttatctaaaaactttttttaaaaagaaaaaagtcagctCTACAATTTGGAGTTCTAAGGGACTTACcaggttttatttaggggtgttGGAGTAGAGAGAACTGAATAAATGCACAACACACTTGTGACAtttttgttgtggttgtggtgacttttttttatttttttttcttcctaaggTCAAAAGTTAATATACTGTAATTACCCATTAAAGCTCGTCTTGGTTTACTCTGTTGgatcattttgtttgcattctGAGTTATGATGTTTCTGTGGCTTCAAGTTTAATCTTGGAGCCGATCAGACAGCTGCACGCCACCTGTGAAGAACCGTCTCTGCTTTTTCAAGCTTTTCATCTCGTCTTTTTCACTTTCAGCCACACAGTTCTGGAGGTCCAAGGTGCTGGATGTCGCCAGAGACTTTCCTGAGTACACGTTCGCCATCGCCGACGAGGAAGATTACGCCGAGGAGCTGAAGAGCCTGGGCCTGAGCGAGAGTGGCGAGGAAGTGAACGTTGGGATTTTGGCCGACGGAGGAAAGAAGTTCGCCATGGAGCCGGAGGAGTTTGACTCAGAGGTGCTGAGAGaatttgttgttgcttttaagAAAGGTGGGTCTTTGTTTCACGTTGCATCACTTCTaagggaagtttttttttttgttttgttttgtaagctTGCTAAATTTTTCAGTATGTCTTGAATTTTGTCTACAGGAAAGCTGCAACCCATCATCAAATCCCAACCAGTTCCAAAGAACAACAAGGGACCAGTTAAGGTTGTGGTGGGAAAGACCTTCGACGAAATCGTCATGGATACCCAAAAGGACGTCCTGATCGAGTTTTATGCTCCCTGGTGCGGCCACTGTAAGAAGCTGGAGCCCGACTATGTGGCGCTTGGCAAAAAGTACAAATCCGAGAAGAACCTGGTGATCGCCAAGATGGACGCCACCGCCAACGACGTGCCGAACGACAGCTACAAAGTGGAAGGCTTCCCCACGATATATTTTGCCCCCAGCGGCAGCAAGCAGAGCCCGGTTAAATTTGAAGGTGGAGACAGAACAGTAGAGGCGCTCGGTAAGTTTGTAGAGCAGCACGCCACAAAGCTCCTAAAGAGAGACGAACTTTGAGACTTTCTCTCTACGAAGGAGCTAAGAACTCTAAACGGCGGCGGGGGTCTTTTGGAGTCTGGGAGGCCAAAGGGAACGCAGCAGTTTCTAAACGGtgttactgactttctttgtgtttcaaaatttctttttagtttctGTTCATTCCGAGAGGTTCGGCTTCTGTTTCTGAAAGCATGTAAGCACTGAcggtttttaaataaagctgaaaatgatgGTGGCTTTCTGCACCAACGCTCAGACGAGACTCCTTGTGGTGATGAATTGAAACAAGAGgttgtttttgtagaaattttaaatgaagAGACTGGAAGTGCATACAGCTCAGGAaagaatcacattttaaaaatcacagttttaaaCATCATCACAAATGGCTGCATCTTGAAACTAGCTTAAAAACACTCAGACTGTACCCTGATCTTGATTATGGAGCTTCATGTTAATCCTGTATTCACCTAACATATTAAATTAAGACATAATCATTAAgcatcaaaacattttccagggGAGGGTTGGGGGGGGGGATGCTTCTGTAACTATGGCTCAAAGATCAAACATAATCCAGATAGTTCTGGCTGTGTGGTGCTAAAAAGTGCTTCATGTACAGATGTTTAAAACATCTTCATATGGTGTTCATAAAAAAGTCTCTGTTTAACAAAACATCAAAGGTTTTTGAGGTTCTGGGCGGGTACTGTAGAGCTGCTGCCTCATTCACTCAAAGGCACTTGAGATACTGGCACTTGATGCGTTGGTTCATGAACAGCAGCGGAAAAGGTGAGGGGGGAACGTTAGGAAAACTCGTTGGTAAATCGCAAGTGGAAGTCACGGATCTTCTGCAGCACCACCTTCAGCTTCTCGGTAGGAGGTAAGATGGTCATCCTGGATGGAGGAGAGAACAAAAACCTATAAATGGTGCAGATGTTGAAGGAATGTGTTTGTGATGCGCAGCAGAGTTTTTCGTGATTTTTGTAATTATGCTCTAATTTATGTTGAGCTATGATGTACAAAACCatgaaatacactgaagtttgtggttgtaacaagacaaaatgggaaaaacgtTCAAGCTGTCTGAATACTTCTGTAATATTAACATGAAGTGCAAACCTGAAGTGGAAGGTTCCATCTTTCTGACCGAACCCACTTCCTGGCACCAAGCAGAttccctcctcctccagcagcttcaTACAGTAAAACATGTCCGGGACTTTGCCTTCCGCCTGCAGGTAAGCACACACATGCATGACTGCTAACGTGTTGGCGCTGGATCACCAGTCAACCAGGGGAATGTAAGAGCAGACCTTGGCCTTGTCGATGGCTTTCTGTGGGAGAGTGATGCGGGGGAAGGTGTACATGGCGCCCTGCACCGGATTGCAGGTGATCCCTGGTACTTTGTTGAAGATCTCCTCCGTCAGCCTGGCCTTCTCTGCCAGCGCGGCCAGCACTGCTGTCCGCTCCTGGAAGGGAAGCAACCGGGAAGAATGAGTAGGAGTTAACCGAAGACCTGAAACTGAATCCATCTTTTCCCACAATAACTATTCTGCGCTGGCATCTCGCTGGCTGTAATAGATCCTGTAAAATGTGAGGCTGAAACTCGGAGGATCAGAGTCGTTTGTTCTGAAGGTTTCACAGATGCTTGGTTGGATAAAGTCAGGAGATCTTTGAGTTTTTCCATCAAAACAGTGCTGTTCCAGTTTGCTTTGTGCTATCAATGTATGTTAATCCACTGAGCCATtctaacatgaaaataaaacctattttaaaTTGCTCCACTTGAtccctgaaaataaaaacaatccttCCCATTTCAGACTCATGCACTGTGTTGCAAATTGACAATTTCTGGCAAGACTTAAAAAGAGAAGTTTGCAGATGCCATCTGTCAAAACTGAACAGGCTAGAGATGTTTCATAAGGAAGAACGGGCCACAGGTTTAGTCTCTGTGTGCAGGCAGAATGGATCAGAGGCTGAGAATAGAAATGCACaccacaattttcagatttttattttttccaaatttttaaaACCAGATTCAACCTCATAATAttatttgtgttggtctatcactaAAATCACCAGAAATACAGTGGGTAGAGTAATTGTACCTTAAGAAAATgtactgaaaatatttaaacgtTTCTGCCACtgtgaaaaatacaaattagcCTGTTATTCAAcaaggaacaaaaacagaaagtgttttttttttttttttctttttaaaagaaaatagctGACTGACTGTCTGGCCAAGATACTTTAATCGGGTCACTTGGTGGCATCATTCCCCCACTGAGTGAACGCTGGTGATTGTTGGCCCTTAAGTTATATAACTTTGCTAGGGAGAAATATGTTTTCACTTTACACCAATACTGTAACCTTATGTTACCAATTAATGATTCTGAATACCAAAGAGCAACAAAGTTCCAACATTTCTCTCTGTAAAAGTATGAACAGCTCTTCCACAGTCTTCACAATAAAAACTACACTTGGTTTAACTTTAACTCTTCCTGTGGCAGTTATATGTCTACAGAAAATATGGCAAGACTGTCCTCAATGATTTAACAGCTCTCAAGCCCAGCTGAAATGTGCAAagtatgttttcttcttttttttttgctttattgtaagaggaagcagagaagtGCAGAGGTTTTTAAATGCAGAGTCATAAATATACTGTTTCCCTCTTGGAAAATTGCTGAAATATGCAGGATTTCAATGCTAGAACAAAAAATCCCTCCAGTCTGAGTCACATTACCAGTGAACTAAGCAATGGCCACATAATGAATGACTTCCTCTCACTGTGAACAACCCCTCCGCCTGTGTGAGTTCAGCAGAAACAGGTTAGCATCATTACTACACTCTACATTATATAATGTGCTGCATATAATCCACTTTGCAAAGCTCAGGCTGCTGCTTGAAACCAACAGCAAGAAGCAAAACTCCTGCACAAAGAAGCCGATTACTGCCTTGTAAAGACTTCAGCTTCAATGCAAGCTTTGTGTGCGCAGATTATACCCGTCGGTTCTTGTGCGTATTTACATAAGTGAAATGTGtttgctgaaatgtttgctGCTGCATCCGGGTGTGCAACGTGTGATTAGGAGaccttgtttttttgggggtttttttcaccTTCGTAAACGAAGTGTAGGACGGTTCATCGGGCTGTGGGGGGTTCACCACCAGGTCCAGGAGGGCCTGTCCCGGAACGGGGGGGCACAGACGCACTGACACCAGTTTGGTGAGCTGGGCCTTCACCTCCGGGTCCATGTTGATCACCTCCATGTAGCCGCCACGGAACCCACACCTCATGGAGGCAAACAGAGAGAAGGCAAACACGAGGATGACTACACGACACACATCTGCGTGGAGGAATAACTCCACCACCTGTAGACCAGCAGGAATACGTCTAACAACAAGAGCAACAGAGGATGCACCAAGCACAGCAATACTGGAGATAGTACTCTACAGCAGGGACaaggaaaactaaaatataaaaagattttgtttggaAATGTCTCTCTATCACACAGACACTATACACCAGACAggtctgaaaagaaaatgcaaatttaacaaaaaaataacccaATTTTAATAAGGTTTAACGTACAAAATATAAGCCaacctttattttaattacacaGATCAATAGGTCATTGAGGCAATGTGAATAGTAACTATTCAAATGTAACgtgcaaaatatttttgctaattttgtttttggcatttagcaaataaaaacaacctaaaacaagaaacgtTCAGTCTGAGAAAAATTTTGCCTGTTATCTTTTTTCTAAGTGTGTAAAAATCTCTGGTTTCAGCAGCAGCTAACTGCTGATAACCAAATACATTTAggcatttaataaaacattagattgcactttattacaaaacggTACAGCTAGAATGTTAAACACGAGTGTTTAACATTCACGATTCATTTCATATACAGAAATGAATCACTTtccaaaactttgaaaacacccaagcattttcaaggatttcaagcatcTGTACGAACCCTGACTATAAAGAGAGAAAAGCTAGAGAATTCCTACGTATAATAATTCATAAATGTAGTCGCTTACTCTCCCATGTAGCACTTAGAGGTGGAGTGGAAGGAGGCCATCTCCACAGTGCTGGAATACTCCGGTCCCATCTCAAACAGAACCTTTTTGAAGGAGTGAAACTTGCAGCCCTCGGCGTACACGTTATCCTGGTAGACCTGCCAGAGGAAAATGGTTTCAGAACAAACTCTGTTTACACAGGAATTAaatgaactggaaataaattaatacagaTGCGCGAATGGGGCCCATATAtaggcagaaaataaatgtctttccTCTAAATCGATGCTGAGCTCCTTGATTTTCCACCTAACAGTTGAgatcatttaaaactttgtttgtgcttttagatgaattaaacttttttttttttttacctcatcgGCCATGAGGAAGAGATGTTCCTCTTTAGCGAATTGGATCACATCCTCAATACACTGTCTGCTCTGCACTtgacctaaaataaaaaagcaaaacagaacatTACGTTTAGAGTAAAGACAGTAGAAGAGTGAATTAAGATGTTTGGAATATTTCTATTGCCAgatagatgtattttttttcttcacaaaataagtATATACAAAACAAAGGTTTCTGCCAGTAAATGTGCAGGGCTCTGTGTATATGTACCTGTGGGGTTCCCGGGGTTGATGATGCAGAGCACGCGGGGCTTGCAGTGCTGCTTGGCTTCATTTAGCGCTCTCTTGAGCTCTGCCACGTTCAGACTCCAACAGTTGTCCTCGTCCAGATAGTAGTTGATCTGCACAGCGGCCAGGTCCGCCAGAGCGGCCGAGTACAGAGGGTACTGAGGGATTGAGATCATCACCCCGGTGCGGTCTCGACCCTCGCCGCACACCAGCAACTTCAGAATGGTCTGAGATTTGGAGAGGTTTTTTACCGACTTGATTTTGGATGCCATTAGAAGCAGATCATTTATGAAGGAACCTGGAGTCGGTGTAGACACTGAGAAGGTCAAGTCAGTCTACGGCTGTTCAAACCCGAAACAATTTTCCAAAGATTTCACAAATAGAATAAAGCCTTTATACATTTCAAATtgtgttttagatttttgcCAGTGGTGCCCCTGCTATTCATGCTACCCTGGATGGTGAGCCCTATGGCCCACACCAAAAACTTTCACTATTCAGAATGTAGAGAGGAGTTGCAGCACCAGAATATCTGCAGATTTCAACAAGTCAAATGTGAGGCTTTTCAAGACTTTTTGATGCCACTTTGAATGAAATTGAagccccccccaaaaaaaactataaatataaagaaatgtttgggGAATCCTGCTGTATTATAATCAATAGTAGCATATATTATAAAATTTCTGCAGTCTGTTTGTAGTTTTTGGTAGTGGCTATGTGCTTTTAACACTGAGTGGCTCTCTACAGCTCCCATAGCTGCAAGCTTAAaagttgggggtttttttgcacagaatccACCGAGCCTCGTACGGGTCGGCTACAGAAGTGACTggaaataaatttgcacttatcTATGATAGTCACCAAAAGGTTAGCTAGTTAGCAAGGGCCTATTAGCAGCTAGTCATTGGCAGCATCAACCGCGTTGAGTCACAGAACACAATGAGGCACGAGACTCAAACTtatgcctgacagaaaagttctGTGAGAGAAAAAACTATGTAgaatatacaagattaaatagtGATTAACATAATTAAGATAATTGTAAAGACCTTTTAAGGACATGTGGACACCCTGCATACCATCCTAGGGATATCTGAGtcagtgaaataatttaaaacctgACACCTCTGCCTGTACACTCTATGCCAGATATGCCAGTGTTTATTACTGCATGGGCTGGTTGTTATCTCTTTGTGCTAGATTATATCTTAAAGTTACTCAGCTGTGTGAAATGGTTACATAAAAGTGAGGGTGATAAAGGTCTGTGTGTGGATTAAAGTCGAAGATGTGCAAAGTACAGCTCAGTAAGTATATAATTAACAGGCGTTCAATGTATGCCAGTTCTGTGAAATCCGTGTCGCTTTCGCAGGATTAAAGGAACAATACGTCTATTAAGTCAGCTCCGCAGCATGCCACCAGTCTGTGAAGGAGGAGGTGTCAAAGGCGTGACAGATACCACAATAGCATCGCTAGCCCCGGTGGAGAGGTAGATGTTGTCGGGATTGGAGGGGATGCCGCTGTCTCTCCTCTCGATGTAACGTGCCACATCCTGCCGAATGCACTCGATTCCCTGGCTGGCGCTGTAGGCCCCTGCAGGACAGCAGAGTGAACTTTGAAAGTTCTGCACAGATAAGCTGACACTGTTTAACACACAGAGACTGACTGTGACGGTACAGAGCAGCTCGAAGACGTGACCGACTGGACGGAGCACAGGGGTGGGCGGGGAGTTGTCTGACCTATACTGTGACCCCCGCAGGCGTCGAGAATACGCCGAGCTCTCTTCTTGGCGTCCTCTGGAAACTTGTTGTCTTCCAAAAGCTCCGGGTAAGAACAAAGAGCCAACACCTGAGAGAGAGATGAGGATATGTGGTTTAGCTCCGGGCTTTGcaacaaatgttgttttttttgtccgtCAATGAGCGCTCCACATTATCAGCAAAAGtgcaaacacagcaaacaattAGAGGATGAATCCAGCCAGTGAGTCTAACCTCTCTGAAAAATGTGATTGGTCTCTGACCCATAGCTTGGGCATCGCCTATGTTAGCCTTGATGACTTCTGTGAAAGGTTTCTTCACACCCTGcaacaacaaaaccagaaagTGTAAAAGTCAAATTAATGAGGCGGACCTTTGTGGATGTAAAATTCAAATCTGTAGAAACTTGTACTGTATTCATACTTGTACTTGTTATGA
This portion of the Xiphophorus hellerii strain 12219 chromosome 21, Xiphophorus_hellerii-4.1, whole genome shotgun sequence genome encodes:
- the si:ch211-217a12.1 gene encoding alanine aminotransferase 2-like, with amino-acid sequence MSQQAVNGVSCRGKVLTVENMNPNVKRVEYAVRGPIVQRAVQIEKELREGVKKPFTEVIKANIGDAQAMGQRPITFFREVLALCSYPELLEDNKFPEDAKKRARRILDACGGHSIGAYSASQGIECIRQDVARYIERRDSGIPSNPDNIYLSTGASDAIVTILKLLVCGEGRDRTGVMISIPQYPLYSAALADLAAVQINYYLDEDNCWSLNVAELKRALNEAKQHCKPRVLCIINPGNPTGQVQSRQCIEDVIQFAKEEHLFLMADEVYQDNVYAEGCKFHSFKKVLFEMGPEYSSTVEMASFHSTSKCYMGECGFRGGYMEVINMDPEVKAQLTKLVSVRLCPPVPGQALLDLVVNPPQPDEPSYTSFTKERTAVLAALAEKARLTEEIFNKVPGITCNPVQGAMYTFPRITLPQKAIDKAKAEGKVPDMFYCMKLLEEEGICLVPGSGFGQKDGTFHFRMTILPPTEKLKVVLQKIRDFHLRFTNEFS
- the pdia4 gene encoding protein disulfide-isomerase A4 isoform X1; this encodes MRKVALLLIVLLGVAHFATVCRCEEDAEENKVEAADEDSDDEEEEDDNDEDDTEVKDENGVLVLTNSNFDTFIEGKDTVLVEFYAPWCGHCKQFAPEYEKIAQTLKDNDPLIPVVKVDATKADAVASRFDVSGYPTIKILKNGEPIDYDGERTEKDIVARVIEVSQPGWKPPPEATLVLTKDNFDETVDNADIILVEFYAPWCGHCKRLAPEYEKAAKELSQRSPPIPLAKVDATVETELASRFGVSGYPTLKIFRKGKAFEYNGPREKYGIVDFMSEQAGPPSKQIQAAKQVQELIKDGDDAVIVGIFSSEQDAAYEIYIEACNALREDFTFRHSFSSEVAKLLKASAGQIVIIQPEKFNSKYEPASNKLTVKESMSVSEVQEFFKKHSIPLVGHRKPSNDAKRYAKRPLVVVYYGVDFSFDYRIATQFWRSKVLDVARDFPEYTFAIADEEDYAEELKSLGLSESGEEVNVGILADGGKKFAMEPEEFDSEVLREFVVAFKKGKLQPIIKSQPVPKNNKGPVKVVVGKTFDEIVMDTQKDVLIEFYAPWCGHCKKLEPDYVALGKKYKSEKNLVIAKMDATANDVPNDSYKVEGFPTIYFAPSGSKQSPVKFEGGDRTVEALGKFVEQHATKLLKRDEL
- the pdia4 gene encoding protein disulfide-isomerase A4 isoform X2, producing the protein MRKVALLLIVLLGVAHFATVCRCEEEENKVEAADEDSDDEEEEDDNDEDDTEVKDENGVLVLTNSNFDTFIEGKDTVLVEFYAPWCGHCKQFAPEYEKIAQTLKDNDPLIPVVKVDATKADAVASRFDVSGYPTIKILKNGEPIDYDGERTEKDIVARVIEVSQPGWKPPPEATLVLTKDNFDETVDNADIILVEFYAPWCGHCKRLAPEYEKAAKELSQRSPPIPLAKVDATVETELASRFGVSGYPTLKIFRKGKAFEYNGPREKYGIVDFMSEQAGPPSKQIQAAKQVQELIKDGDDAVIVGIFSSEQDAAYEIYIEACNALREDFTFRHSFSSEVAKLLKASAGQIVIIQPEKFNSKYEPASNKLTVKESMSVSEVQEFFKKHSIPLVGHRKPSNDAKRYAKRPLVVVYYGVDFSFDYRIATQFWRSKVLDVARDFPEYTFAIADEEDYAEELKSLGLSESGEEVNVGILADGGKKFAMEPEEFDSEVLREFVVAFKKGKLQPIIKSQPVPKNNKGPVKVVVGKTFDEIVMDTQKDVLIEFYAPWCGHCKKLEPDYVALGKKYKSEKNLVIAKMDATANDVPNDSYKVEGFPTIYFAPSGSKQSPVKFEGGDRTVEALGKFVEQHATKLLKRDEL